The Listeria welshimeri serovar 6b str. SLCC5334 genome has a window encoding:
- a CDS encoding PTS lactose/cellobiose transporter subunit IIA, with protein MDEMETVIFGMISQVGSARSSYLEGLRAAREGNFEEAEAKLQEGSETLANGHHEHHKLIQKEASGEKVEIQLLLIHAEDLLITTETLREVVTEFVHVYKKIS; from the coding sequence ATGGATGAAATGGAAACAGTCATTTTTGGCATGATTAGCCAAGTTGGTTCTGCGAGAAGCAGTTACTTAGAAGGGCTTCGTGCGGCTCGTGAAGGCAATTTCGAGGAAGCAGAAGCAAAACTACAAGAAGGTAGCGAAACTCTTGCAAATGGTCACCACGAGCATCATAAACTAATCCAAAAAGAAGCTTCCGGTGAAAAAGTAGAAATTCAATTACTTTTAATCCATGCAGAAGACCTACTCATCACAACAGAAACATTAAGAGAAGTTGTCACTGAGTTCGTACATGTATATAAAAAAATAAGCTAA
- a CDS encoding DUF1129 domain-containing protein: MTTEINKPQIADLKANLTKRNLQYVMEVEKHLRGTHYGEEQQEIIIYEMCEKILAEQKKGITARKLFNLTPTEYVVSLDVKSAPVEQNTDKWWLVLDGGLLVLGAMMLISGISAYFQKNAQTLGIIVLVITAVVGGFAMLILRKYASNMRAGEKGGTIKYLLVAVGVIAVWMFVMTIVQVTIPPNINIALSPIVNTVGGAIIIALRFYVKKKKNIPSL; this comes from the coding sequence TTGACCACTGAAATAAATAAACCGCAAATAGCTGATTTAAAGGCTAATTTAACAAAGCGGAATTTGCAATACGTAATGGAAGTTGAGAAGCATTTGCGAGGAACTCATTACGGCGAAGAGCAACAAGAAATCATTATTTACGAAATGTGTGAAAAGATTTTAGCCGAACAGAAAAAAGGCATAACAGCAAGAAAATTATTTAATTTAACACCAACAGAATATGTTGTTTCTTTAGATGTAAAATCTGCACCAGTTGAGCAAAACACAGATAAATGGTGGCTTGTACTTGACGGAGGGCTCCTTGTACTTGGAGCAATGATGCTGATTTCTGGAATTAGTGCTTATTTCCAAAAAAATGCACAGACTTTAGGAATTATTGTGTTAGTGATCACTGCAGTTGTCGGTGGTTTTGCAATGCTAATCTTACGTAAATACGCATCTAACATGCGTGCCGGTGAAAAAGGCGGAACAATAAAATACTTACTAGTGGCGGTCGGGGTCATTGCGGTATGGATGTTTGTAATGACAATTGTACAAGTGACAATTCCTCCAAATATCAATATAGCGTTAAGTCCGATTGTTAACACAGTTGGTGGTGCAATTATTATTGCTCTACGTTTCTATGTGAAGAAAAAGAAAAATATTCCATCTTTGTAA
- a CDS encoding ADP-ribose-binding protein, whose translation MEITVVKGDITEQNVDVIVNAANPGLLGGGGVDGAIHQAAGPDLLKECQAVITRIKSCPAGEAVITSAGDLKARYIIHAVGPIWKDGDHQEANKLASCYWKALDLANGKDLTSIAFPNISTGVYGFPKKLAAEVALYTVRKWSEEEYDSSIKEIRFVCYDEENLKIYNKIINSEVV comes from the coding sequence ATGGAGATAACAGTTGTAAAAGGTGACATTACTGAACAAAATGTGGATGTCATTGTAAATGCTGCTAACCCAGGACTTTTAGGTGGTGGAGGAGTGGACGGTGCCATTCATCAAGCGGCAGGTCCTGATTTATTAAAAGAGTGTCAAGCAGTTATCACTCGAATTAAATCATGTCCAGCGGGTGAGGCTGTCATCACATCCGCAGGTGACTTAAAAGCGCGTTATATTATTCATGCAGTAGGACCAATATGGAAAGATGGCGACCATCAAGAAGCAAACAAACTAGCTTCTTGTTACTGGAAAGCGCTAGATTTAGCTAATGGTAAGGATTTAACATCTATTGCTTTTCCTAATATTTCTACTGGTGTATATGGCTTCCCTAAAAAACTAGCAGCAGAAGTAGCTCTTTATACTGTTCGTAAATGGTCAGAAGAAGAGTATGACTCAAGTATTAAAGAAATACGTTTTGTTTGTTATGATGAAGAAAACCTAAAAATTTATAACAAAATAATAAACAGTGAAGTCGTTTAA
- the bglK gene encoding beta-glucoside kinase, protein MKIAAFDIGGTALKMGVVLPHGEIILTKSAEISGSDGEQILAEMKVFLAENTDVTGIAVSAPGYVNPKTGLITMGGAIRRFDNFNLKEWLEAETGLPVAIENDANCALLAEKWLGKGQELDDFLCLTIGTGIGGGIFSNGELVRGGRFRAGEFGYMFSERPGAFRPGRYTLNETTTMLVLRRQYAELTGRPLEEITGEEIFANYDAHDAVSERLVTEFYTGICTGLYNLIYLFDPTHIFIGGGITSRPTFIAELKHHMESFGLRDTIIETATHKNQAGLLGAVYHFLQEENKHG, encoded by the coding sequence ATGAAAATTGCAGCTTTTGATATCGGTGGAACGGCCCTTAAAATGGGGGTCGTTTTGCCGCATGGTGAAATTATTTTAACAAAATCAGCCGAAATTAGTGGTAGCGACGGTGAGCAAATTTTAGCAGAAATGAAAGTGTTTCTTGCTGAAAATACGGATGTGACGGGCATCGCAGTCAGCGCACCGGGCTATGTGAATCCGAAAACTGGGCTTATCACAATGGGCGGCGCTATCCGTAGATTTGATAACTTTAATTTGAAAGAATGGCTCGAAGCTGAAACTGGGCTTCCTGTTGCCATCGAAAATGACGCTAATTGTGCCCTACTTGCTGAAAAGTGGCTTGGTAAAGGGCAAGAATTAGATGATTTTCTTTGTTTAACTATTGGTACTGGAATTGGTGGTGGGATCTTTTCTAACGGTGAGCTAGTTCGTGGCGGTCGTTTCCGCGCTGGTGAATTTGGTTATATGTTTAGCGAACGTCCTGGTGCTTTTCGGCCTGGTAGATATACCCTAAACGAAACTACAACCATGCTCGTTCTTCGTAGACAATACGCGGAACTTACTGGGCGCCCTTTGGAAGAGATTACTGGTGAAGAAATTTTTGCTAATTATGACGCGCACGACGCCGTCTCAGAACGACTTGTTACTGAGTTTTATACCGGGATTTGTACGGGGCTTTATAATTTAATTTACCTGTTCGATCCAACGCACATTTTTATCGGTGGCGGAATTACAAGCCGCCCTACTTTTATCGCGGAGCTAAAGCATCATATGGAGAGCTTTGGACTTCGTGACACAATTATCGAAACAGCTACACATAAAAACCAAGCTGGCCTACTCGGCGCAGTGTATCACTTTTTACAGGAGGAAAATAAACATGGATGA
- a CDS encoding ATP-binding cassette domain-containing protein: protein MEIRNITKKMEDNLVLNDISFDLKAGEITALIGRNGVGKTTLFSTMTGIYLPDAGDVFLNGKSVFKHPEVKQQLFFLEDNMNHFNTYSVHAVVKIYKNIYTTFDEGFFNDAMEQFELPMKAKLMSFSKGRKALFFIILAFSINVQYLLLDEPMDGLDVIIKKEILTLITNTVKERGTSVLIASHRLDELESVANRVIVLKGASLELDYYLDDMRNDALKIQVAFKTKQIPAFVKDNAQLLYRNGRIYTLLVTENANEFVAQLRLEEPVLLEEMPISIEDIFTVHLANDKIDYYEI from the coding sequence ATGGAGATTCGGAACATAACTAAAAAGATGGAAGACAACCTGGTTTTGAATGATATTTCATTTGATTTGAAGGCTGGGGAAATAACGGCGCTTATTGGGCGGAACGGGGTTGGGAAGACAACGCTTTTTTCGACAATGACGGGAATTTATTTGCCTGATGCGGGAGATGTATTTTTAAATGGGAAAAGTGTGTTTAAACACCCGGAAGTGAAACAACAATTATTTTTCTTAGAAGATAATATGAATCACTTTAATACATACAGTGTGCACGCGGTTGTGAAGATTTATAAAAATATTTATACAACGTTTGATGAAGGTTTTTTTAATGATGCGATGGAACAATTTGAATTACCAATGAAAGCGAAGTTAATGTCTTTTTCGAAAGGGCGAAAAGCTTTATTTTTTATTATTTTAGCTTTTTCAATTAATGTACAGTATTTACTTTTAGATGAACCGATGGATGGGTTAGATGTGATCATCAAAAAAGAGATTTTAACATTAATTACGAACACTGTGAAAGAGCGTGGCACAAGTGTGCTCATTGCTTCTCATCGACTGGATGAACTAGAGTCAGTTGCTAATCGTGTTATTGTCTTAAAAGGTGCGAGTTTAGAGTTGGATTATTATTTGGATGATATGCGTAATGATGCGTTGAAAATACAAGTAGCATTCAAAACGAAACAAATACCTGCTTTTGTGAAGGATAACGCACAATTACTATACCGAAATGGACGAATATATACACTATTAGTAACAGAAAATGCCAATGAATTTGTGGCACAATTACGATTAGAAGAGCCAGTTTTACTTGAAGAAATGCCCATTTCTATAGAAGATATTTTTACGGTGCATTTAGCTAATGACAAGATTGATTATTACGAAATTTAA
- a CDS encoding glycoside hydrolase family 1 protein: protein MEHNKLKPFPKDFLWGSASAAYQVEGAWNEDGKGPSVWDEFVRIPGTTFKETNGDVAVDNYHRYKEDVALMVEQGLKAYRFSVAWSRVVPHGNGEVNEAGLKFYDNLIDELLSYGIEPVVTLYHWDIPQGLQDEYGGWESRKVVEDFTNYAALLFDRFNGRVKYWVTLNEQNVFISHGYKLAYHPPGVSDDKRMFAANHNANLANASAIAKFRELGTSGKIGPSFAYGPSYSIDANPANVLASENSEEFNAHFWMDVYTWGEYPTATWNWLEEHGLAPEILPGDTELLKKGKPDFMGVNYYRSMTHAFNGKDGVGSGKMNTTGEKGTSEETGVPGLYKNTNNPYLEKTNWDWDIDPTGLRIGLRRITNRYKLPIMITENGLGEYDSLTEDHKIHDEYRIEYIRAHALAIQEAITDGVEMLGYCTWSFTDLLSWLNGYQKRYGFVYVDRDENDEKELKRYKKDSFYWYKKTIEANGANLVEEQGK, encoded by the coding sequence ATGGAACATAATAAGTTGAAACCTTTCCCAAAAGATTTTCTATGGGGATCAGCTTCTGCAGCGTATCAAGTAGAAGGTGCCTGGAATGAGGATGGCAAAGGACCATCTGTATGGGATGAATTTGTTCGTATTCCTGGAACAACATTTAAAGAAACAAACGGCGATGTAGCGGTGGATAATTACCATCGTTATAAAGAAGACGTAGCGCTAATGGTTGAACAGGGTCTAAAAGCATATCGCTTTTCTGTCGCATGGAGTCGCGTTGTCCCGCATGGTAACGGGGAAGTTAACGAAGCTGGACTTAAATTCTATGATAATTTAATTGATGAACTTCTTTCTTATGGGATTGAGCCAGTCGTTACACTTTATCATTGGGATATTCCGCAAGGGCTTCAAGATGAATATGGTGGATGGGAATCGCGCAAAGTTGTAGAAGATTTCACTAACTACGCTGCCCTTCTATTCGATCGCTTTAATGGCCGAGTTAAGTACTGGGTAACCCTTAATGAACAAAATGTATTTATCTCACATGGTTACAAATTAGCGTATCACCCGCCTGGCGTTTCTGATGACAAGCGTATGTTTGCAGCAAATCATAATGCGAACTTGGCGAATGCTTCTGCAATTGCTAAATTCCGCGAGTTAGGTACTTCTGGAAAAATTGGACCAAGTTTTGCATATGGACCAAGTTACTCCATTGATGCTAACCCAGCGAATGTTCTCGCTTCTGAAAACTCCGAAGAATTCAATGCTCATTTCTGGATGGATGTTTACACATGGGGTGAATATCCTACCGCTACTTGGAACTGGCTGGAAGAGCACGGTCTAGCACCAGAAATCTTACCAGGTGATACAGAACTTCTGAAAAAAGGAAAACCTGATTTCATGGGAGTTAACTATTATCGCTCCATGACGCATGCATTTAATGGAAAAGACGGTGTTGGTTCTGGAAAAATGAATACAACTGGCGAAAAAGGCACTTCCGAGGAAACTGGTGTACCGGGGTTATATAAAAACACCAATAATCCTTACTTAGAGAAAACGAATTGGGACTGGGATATTGATCCAACTGGCTTGCGCATTGGCTTACGTAGAATTACTAACCGCTATAAATTACCAATCATGATTACAGAAAATGGTCTTGGCGAGTATGATAGCCTAACGGAAGACCATAAAATCCATGATGAGTACCGGATTGAATACATTCGTGCACATGCACTAGCAATCCAAGAAGCAATCACGGACGGCGTAGAGATGCTCGGTTACTGCACTTGGAGTTTCACAGATTTACTAAGTTGGTTAAATGGTTACCAAAAACGTTACGGTTTCGTCTATGTTGACCGTGACGAAAATGATGAAAAAGAATTAAAACGCTACAAAAAAGACAGTTTTTACTGGTATAAAAAGACAATTGAAGCAAACGGAGCTAATTTAGTAGAAGAACAGGGCAAATAA
- a CDS encoding PTS sugar transporter subunit IIB, which translates to MKKILLVCAAGMSTSLLVTKMKAHATSIGEEIEIEALPVSEASSVVDKMDIVMLGPQVRYQKPQVDELVQGRIPVIVIDMKDYGMLNGKAVLEKAFAEIG; encoded by the coding sequence ATGAAAAAAATACTACTTGTTTGTGCGGCTGGGATGTCTACAAGTTTACTCGTGACTAAAATGAAAGCGCACGCAACCTCTATCGGGGAAGAAATTGAAATTGAAGCATTACCAGTATCAGAAGCTAGCAGTGTAGTAGACAAAATGGACATTGTTATGCTTGGACCTCAAGTCCGTTATCAAAAACCGCAAGTAGATGAACTTGTACAGGGTCGTATTCCTGTCATTGTGATTGATATGAAAGATTATGGTATGTTAAACGGGAAAGCCGTACTTGAAAAAGCTTTCGCGGAGATTGGATAA
- a CDS encoding PTS sugar transporter subunit IIC, whose protein sequence is MSIMSKFEHGMERVLVPVANKLNSQRHIAAIRDAFILVFPLIMAGSIITLINFAVLSPDGFIAKILFLGKIFPNLSDAQAVFSPVMQGSTNIMAILIVFLVARNLAIFFKQDDLLCGLTSIGAFFIVYTPYTVVDNASYMTIKFLGAQGLFVAIIVAIITGEVFSRLARSPRLMIKMPDQVPPAVARSFKVLIPVIIITILFSVINYLITLIAPEGLNDLVYTVIQAPLKDMGTNVFSVIIIGLVSNLLWVLGIHGPNTVAAIRDTIFTEPNLDNLSYVAQHGSAWGAPYPATWAGLNDGFANYGGSGMTLGLLIAIFIASRRADYRDIAKLSLAPGIFNINEPVIFGLPIVLNPIMVIPFIITPAINTLIGYFFITTKLIPPVAYQVPWTTPGPLIPFLGTGGNWLALLVGLLCLAVATVIYLPFVLVSNKIAASDAAMDKNATASTEQ, encoded by the coding sequence ATGAGTATAATGTCAAAATTTGAACACGGCATGGAACGTGTTTTAGTACCAGTAGCGAATAAATTGAACTCGCAGCGCCATATTGCAGCAATTCGTGATGCATTTATTTTAGTTTTCCCATTAATTATGGCCGGTTCCATTATTACGTTAATTAACTTTGCAGTGCTATCCCCTGATGGCTTTATTGCAAAAATCTTATTCTTAGGGAAAATCTTCCCTAATTTATCGGATGCACAAGCAGTATTTTCGCCAGTAATGCAAGGTTCAACCAATATTATGGCGATTTTAATTGTATTCTTGGTCGCGCGGAACCTCGCCATCTTCTTTAAACAGGATGATTTGCTCTGTGGACTTACCTCGATTGGTGCATTCTTTATCGTCTATACACCTTACACAGTTGTTGATAATGCTTCCTATATGACAATTAAATTTCTAGGTGCACAAGGTCTTTTCGTTGCTATTATCGTAGCGATTATTACTGGAGAAGTATTTAGCCGACTAGCTAGATCTCCTCGTTTAATGATAAAAATGCCTGACCAAGTTCCACCAGCAGTGGCTCGTTCTTTTAAAGTATTAATTCCAGTTATTATCATTACTATTCTTTTCTCTGTCATTAACTACTTAATCACGTTAATCGCTCCAGAAGGTTTAAACGATCTTGTTTACACGGTTATTCAAGCACCTCTTAAAGACATGGGTACAAATGTTTTCTCTGTTATTATCATTGGTCTTGTATCTAACTTACTTTGGGTGCTTGGTATTCACGGTCCTAACACCGTGGCGGCTATTCGTGACACCATTTTTACTGAACCAAACTTAGATAACTTATCTTATGTAGCACAGCATGGATCTGCTTGGGGCGCGCCTTACCCGGCAACATGGGCAGGCTTAAATGACGGCTTCGCAAACTATGGTGGATCTGGTATGACACTAGGTTTACTGATTGCTATTTTTATCGCATCACGCCGTGCAGACTACCGCGATATCGCAAAACTCTCACTTGCACCAGGGATTTTCAACATCAATGAACCAGTTATTTTCGGTTTACCAATCGTATTAAATCCAATTATGGTTATTCCTTTCATTATTACACCAGCAATCAATACGTTAATTGGTTACTTCTTTATCACAACAAAACTTATTCCACCTGTCGCCTATCAAGTGCCTTGGACAACTCCAGGACCACTGATTCCATTCCTTGGTACAGGAGGAAACTGGCTCGCGCTTCTGGTCGGCTTGCTCTGTCTTGCCGTCGCAACAGTCATTTATCTACCATTCGTACTTGTATCTAACAAAATTGCCGCGAGTGATGCTGCAATGGACAAAAATGCAACAGCCTCAACGGAACAATAG
- a CDS encoding ABC transporter permease subunit, which translates to MFNRGLWYREWRNMRWMLLGVAVLFFLGITLGLVTDADRWQSQKDYYESSAFLKQQNEDPEYKTTDEEMKTSLTVVYLAMPMYSNFVEAEYNEYLPFMFYFQVEMFFTLIKIAVFILGVLAVIFERYTRGNRFTASLPYKRTHIIGVKMIMGIATIILSYVASVAIGWSYFLAHVPKEYFQLDTSKFWVDIVGGLFTYILIFLVAILIGLLIGSPIAASVVAFGVMLIPNVLNPTMDNFYRFIWPDEGEAGMTNLLKFEDYINVFSPFSFESPSFKSVIFSVILSILMIIASLILYKKQHIERSGYLFAFPWVKWPFLVLFSLFVGMATANLAITDTELGFIGYLAWGIGATIASFILALYILNKMRGLFQMSKAN; encoded by the coding sequence ATGTTTAATCGAGGTTTATGGTATCGAGAGTGGCGCAATATGAGATGGATGCTTTTAGGAGTAGCTGTACTATTTTTCCTTGGGATTACCCTGGGACTTGTTACGGATGCAGATAGGTGGCAAAGTCAAAAGGATTATTATGAATCAAGCGCGTTTTTAAAGCAACAAAACGAAGATCCGGAATACAAGACTACAGATGAAGAAATGAAAACAAGTTTGACTGTGGTCTATCTAGCAATGCCGATGTATTCAAATTTTGTAGAAGCAGAATATAATGAATATCTGCCATTTATGTTTTATTTTCAAGTAGAGATGTTTTTTACATTAATAAAAATTGCCGTCTTTATATTAGGAGTTCTGGCAGTTATTTTTGAGCGTTATACACGTGGGAATCGTTTCACTGCCTCACTTCCGTATAAACGCACACATATTATCGGTGTTAAAATGATTATGGGGATTGCTACTATTATTTTAAGTTATGTGGCTTCCGTTGCGATTGGCTGGTCTTATTTTCTGGCGCACGTTCCAAAAGAATATTTTCAGTTAGACACATCAAAATTTTGGGTGGATATTGTTGGTGGATTATTTACCTATATTCTTATTTTCTTAGTTGCCATTTTAATTGGATTACTTATTGGTTCGCCAATTGCTGCATCGGTTGTGGCATTTGGGGTGATGTTAATACCAAATGTGTTAAATCCTACAATGGATAATTTTTATCGCTTTATTTGGCCGGATGAAGGGGAAGCAGGAATGACTAATCTTTTGAAATTTGAAGACTATATCAATGTATTTTCTCCATTTTCATTCGAGTCGCCATCTTTTAAATCTGTTATTTTTAGTGTGATTTTAAGTATACTTATGATTATTGCAAGTTTAATTTTATACAAAAAACAACATATTGAACGAAGTGGTTACCTATTTGCTTTTCCATGGGTTAAATGGCCATTTTTAGTCTTATTTTCGTTATTTGTTGGGATGGCGACGGCCAATTTAGCAATCACGGATACAGAGCTTGGTTTTATTGGTTATTTAGCTTGGGGAATAGGTGCGACAATTGCTAGTTTTATTTTAGCACTTTATATTTTGAACAAAATGCGTGGGCTTTTTCAAATGTCGAAAGCGAATTAA
- the abc-f gene encoding ribosomal protection-like ABC-F family protein, whose translation MTIVAMNDVVKSFTGDIILEKVSLQLEEGERVGLIGRNGEGKSTILKILKGLESVDSGIVTSKKGAKIGLLEQLSTVDPNTIVEQYLRTSLGELENLEKELRSLEEEMATNPSEKLMNRYGDKMALFGELGGYEMDANLNKVVNGLGIESLLPQKWKNLSGGEKTKAALAHLLLQKTDLLLLDEPTNHLDLLAVEWLTSFLQHYAGTVLVVSHDRYFLDEVVQKMVELENRELIIYHTNFSGYLKEREERLLREFQDYKDQQKKIKKMQQAIKRLRQWAMQANPPNDAMFRRAKNMERALERMEKVKRPVLTQKQMQLQFDEANRSGQEVVVMENLSKSFNEKEIVQDVSLQIRQGERVAIIGENGAGKSTLLKMMEGKVRPDCGNVKVGASVKIASLSQQMEELNEEMTVLEAFRDKVAVTEGEARQMLAGFMFYGEMVFRKVANISGGERMRLRLAQFINMPVNTLILDEPTNHLDIASREILEEAIRTFTGTIITVSHDRYFIDQLCSKVIWLENKQLTVYEGNYSYATSKRR comes from the coding sequence ATGACAATAGTAGCAATGAATGATGTGGTTAAAAGTTTTACTGGAGATATTATTTTAGAAAAAGTATCCCTTCAATTGGAAGAAGGTGAACGTGTTGGATTAATTGGTCGAAATGGGGAAGGTAAGAGTACTATTTTGAAAATTTTAAAAGGATTAGAAAGTGTTGATAGCGGAATTGTCACTAGTAAAAAAGGTGCGAAAATTGGCCTGTTAGAACAATTGTCGACAGTAGACCCTAATACAATAGTAGAACAATATTTGCGGACTAGCCTTGGAGAGCTAGAGAATCTAGAAAAAGAATTACGTTCATTAGAAGAGGAGATGGCAACGAATCCAAGTGAAAAACTAATGAACCGCTATGGAGATAAAATGGCTTTGTTTGGCGAGCTCGGTGGATATGAAATGGACGCTAATTTGAATAAGGTAGTGAATGGGTTAGGGATTGAATCGCTATTACCGCAAAAATGGAAAAATTTAAGCGGTGGTGAGAAAACTAAGGCAGCATTAGCGCATTTATTATTACAGAAAACAGACTTATTACTATTAGATGAACCAACGAACCACTTAGATTTGTTGGCGGTAGAATGGTTGACCTCGTTTTTACAACATTATGCTGGAACCGTGTTAGTTGTATCCCATGATCGCTACTTCTTAGATGAGGTAGTCCAGAAAATGGTGGAGCTTGAGAACCGTGAATTAATTATTTATCATACGAATTTTTCAGGATATTTAAAAGAACGAGAAGAACGATTATTGCGAGAATTCCAAGACTACAAAGACCAACAAAAGAAAATCAAAAAGATGCAGCAAGCCATCAAACGTTTGCGCCAGTGGGCAATGCAAGCTAATCCGCCAAACGATGCAATGTTTCGTCGGGCAAAAAATATGGAACGAGCATTAGAACGAATGGAAAAAGTGAAACGCCCAGTATTAACACAAAAACAAATGCAATTACAATTCGATGAAGCTAATCGAAGTGGGCAAGAAGTAGTCGTTATGGAGAATTTAAGCAAATCGTTTAACGAAAAAGAAATTGTACAAGATGTTTCTTTGCAAATTAGACAAGGAGAACGAGTAGCGATTATTGGCGAAAATGGTGCTGGGAAATCTACTTTACTTAAAATGATGGAAGGAAAAGTAAGACCGGATTGTGGTAATGTAAAGGTCGGTGCAAGCGTGAAAATCGCCTCACTTTCACAACAAATGGAAGAGTTGAATGAAGAGATGACAGTACTTGAAGCGTTTCGTGACAAGGTTGCTGTGACAGAAGGAGAAGCGCGACAAATGCTAGCAGGTTTCATGTTTTATGGAGAAATGGTTTTCCGAAAAGTAGCGAATATTAGTGGTGGTGAGCGGATGCGACTTAGACTGGCGCAATTTATTAATATGCCAGTAAACACGCTGATTCTCGATGAGCCGACCAACCATTTGGATATCGCCTCGCGTGAAATTTTAGAAGAAGCAATTCGCACATTTACTGGCACAATTATTACCGTATCACACGATCGTTATTTTATTGATCAACTCTGTTCAAAAGTAATTTGGCTTGAGAATAAACAATTAACCGTTTATGAAGGTAATTACAGTTATGCAACCAGTAAACGTAGATAA
- a CDS encoding MurR/RpiR family transcriptional regulator encodes MFSYEVIRQFTETEHHLYRYIMDNRDKVMFMRVRELSEVTHVSPASIVRFTRKLGCEGFSEFKVKLKQEATREVKKKTADTVEVLEEFFERTMNRDYDQVLDAAAEIINEADLVVFFGIGTSGILAEYGSRFFSNMKKRTFYIKDPFYPNPGEQFKNKAVMIILSVSGETDQVLEQAQNMQQYGSRIISITNTSHNTLADLSDVNIPYYVTQEMVDKTNITTQIPVLFLLEAMAKKNYNQEQTE; translated from the coding sequence ATGTTTTCGTATGAAGTGATTAGGCAATTTACAGAGACAGAGCATCATTTATACCGTTACATAATGGATAATCGGGACAAAGTTATGTTTATGAGAGTGCGTGAGCTTTCAGAAGTTACACACGTCTCTCCAGCTTCTATCGTCCGTTTTACTAGAAAACTAGGGTGTGAAGGTTTCTCGGAATTCAAAGTGAAATTGAAACAAGAAGCGACACGTGAGGTCAAGAAAAAAACTGCAGATACAGTAGAAGTTTTAGAAGAATTTTTTGAGCGAACAATGAATCGTGATTATGACCAAGTGCTAGATGCAGCAGCAGAAATTATCAATGAAGCTGATTTGGTCGTCTTTTTCGGAATTGGGACATCAGGGATTTTGGCAGAATATGGCAGTCGCTTTTTTTCCAATATGAAGAAGCGGACTTTTTATATTAAAGATCCATTTTATCCTAATCCGGGAGAACAATTTAAAAATAAAGCAGTAATGATTATACTTTCTGTGTCAGGTGAAACAGATCAGGTGCTTGAGCAGGCGCAAAATATGCAGCAATATGGTAGTCGGATTATTAGTATCACTAATACAAGCCATAATACGCTTGCAGACTTATCTGACGTTAACATTCCCTATTATGTCACGCAAGAGATGGTCGATAAAACCAATATTACAACGCAAATTCCGGTACTTTTTTTACTGGAAGCAATGGCGAAGAAAAATTATAATCAAGAACAAACAGAATAA